From the genome of Pseudomonas yamanorum, one region includes:
- a CDS encoding substrate-binding periplasmic protein — MFRDLLLALASTTVLLTGSAHADEPSGGASLVLLTENFPPYNMAKNGKNFAKEENIEGIAVDIVRETFKRAGISYNLTLRFPWERIYKLALEKPGYGVFVMARLPDREALFKWVGPIGPDDWVLLAKADSKIQLSDLEQARRYKIGAYKGDAIAESLEKQGLKPVIVLRDQDNAQKLVDGQIDLWATGDPAGRYLARQVGVTGLKTVLRFNSAQLYLALNKNVPDEVVAKLQAALDQLRQEGVVDAIMGRYL; from the coding sequence ATGTTCAGAGACCTGCTGCTCGCCCTCGCCAGTACCACCGTTCTATTGACGGGTTCGGCCCATGCCGATGAACCGTCCGGCGGCGCTTCCCTGGTGCTGCTGACGGAAAACTTCCCGCCGTACAACATGGCGAAAAACGGCAAGAACTTCGCCAAGGAAGAGAACATCGAAGGCATTGCCGTGGACATCGTCCGCGAGACCTTCAAGCGTGCCGGCATTTCCTACAACCTCACTCTGCGTTTCCCCTGGGAACGAATCTACAAACTCGCCCTGGAAAAACCCGGCTACGGCGTGTTCGTGATGGCGCGCCTGCCGGACCGTGAGGCGCTGTTCAAATGGGTCGGCCCCATCGGCCCGGACGATTGGGTGTTGCTGGCCAAGGCTGACAGCAAGATCCAACTGAGCGACCTTGAGCAGGCGCGGCGCTACAAGATCGGCGCCTACAAGGGCGATGCCATCGCGGAAAGCCTGGAGAAACAGGGGCTCAAGCCGGTGATCGTGCTGCGGGATCAGGACAATGCGCAAAAACTGGTGGATGGCCAGATCGACCTGTGGGCCACCGGGGACCCGGCGGGCCGTTATCTGGCACGCCAGGTCGGGGTGACCGGGCTCAAGACCGTTCTGCGCTTCAACAGCGCGCAGTTGTACCTGGCACTGAACAAGAACGTGCCGGATGAGGTGGTGGCGAAACTCCAGGCGGCCCTCGATCAGTTACGGCAAGAGGGTGTCGTCGATGCCATCATGGGGCGTTATCTCTAG
- the hisF gene encoding imidazole glycerol phosphate synthase subunit HisF, with protein MALAKRIIPCLDVDNGRVVKGVKFENIRDAGDPVEIARRYDEQGADEITFLDITASVDGRDTTLHTVERMASQVFIPLTVGGGVRTVQDIRNLLNAGADKVSINTAAVFNPEFVGEAAQHFGSQCIVVAIDAKKVSGPGETPRWEIFTHGGRKPTGLDAVEWAMKMEALGAGEILLTSMDQDGMKNGFDLGVTRAISDALGIPVIASGGVGNLQHLADGVIEGHASAVLAASIFHFGEYTVPEAKAYMAARGIVVR; from the coding sequence ATGGCGCTGGCCAAACGCATCATCCCTTGCCTGGACGTCGACAACGGTCGCGTGGTCAAGGGCGTCAAGTTCGAGAACATCCGTGACGCCGGCGACCCGGTGGAAATCGCCCGTCGCTACGACGAACAGGGTGCTGACGAGATTACCTTTCTCGACATCACCGCCAGCGTCGATGGTCGTGACACCACGCTGCATACCGTGGAGCGCATGGCCAGCCAGGTGTTTATCCCGCTGACCGTGGGCGGTGGCGTGCGCACCGTGCAGGACATTCGCAACCTGCTGAATGCCGGCGCGGACAAGGTCTCGATCAACACCGCCGCCGTGTTCAACCCGGAATTTGTCGGCGAAGCTGCGCAGCACTTCGGCTCTCAATGCATCGTCGTCGCCATCGACGCCAAGAAAGTCTCCGGCCCGGGCGAAACCCCGCGCTGGGAGATCTTCACCCACGGCGGGCGCAAGCCGACCGGGTTGGATGCCGTGGAGTGGGCGATGAAGATGGAAGCCCTGGGCGCCGGTGAAATCCTGCTGACCAGCATGGATCAGGACGGCATGAAAAACGGCTTCGACCTGGGCGTGACCCGTGCCATCAGCGATGCGCTGGGTATCCCGGTGATTGCTTCCGGCGGCGTAGGCAACTTGCAGCACCTGGCCGACGGCGTGATCGAAGGCCACGCCAGCGCGGTACTGGCAGCGAGTATTTTCCACTTTGGCGAATACACCGTTCCTGAGGCCAAGGCCTACATGGCGGCGCGCGGTATCGTCGTACGCTAA
- the hisB gene encoding imidazoleglycerol-phosphate dehydratase HisB has protein sequence MAERKASVERDTLETQIKASINLDGTGKARFDIGVPFLEHMLDQIARHGLIDLDIVSKGDLHIDDHHTVEDVGITLGQAFAKAIGDKKGIRRYGHAYVPLDEALSRVVIDFSGRPGLQMHVPYTRATVGGFDVDLFQEFFQGFVNHALVSLHIDNLRGTNTHHQIETVFKAFGRALRMAVELDDRMAGQMPSTKGVL, from the coding sequence ATGGCCGAACGTAAGGCGTCCGTCGAGCGCGACACTCTGGAAACCCAGATCAAAGCCTCGATTAACCTGGATGGCACCGGAAAGGCCCGATTTGATATCGGTGTACCTTTTCTTGAGCACATGCTGGACCAGATCGCCCGTCACGGGCTGATCGACCTGGATATCGTCAGCAAGGGCGACCTGCATATCGACGACCACCACACCGTGGAAGACGTCGGTATCACGTTGGGCCAGGCATTTGCCAAAGCCATCGGCGACAAGAAAGGCATCCGTCGCTATGGCCACGCCTATGTCCCGCTGGATGAAGCGCTGTCGCGTGTGGTCATCGACTTCTCCGGCCGCCCAGGCCTGCAGATGCACGTGCCCTACACCCGCGCCACCGTGGGCGGCTTCGACGTCGACCTGTTCCAGGAGTTCTTCCAGGGCTTCGTCAACCACGCGCTGGTCAGCCTGCACATCGACAACCTGCGTGGCACCAACACCCACCACCAGATCGAGACCGTGTTCAAGGCTTTCGGTCGTGCCCTGCGCATGGCCGTAGAGCTGGATGACCGCATGGCCGGGCAAATGCCGTCGACCAAGGGCGTTCTGTAA
- the hisA gene encoding 1-(5-phosphoribosyl)-5-[(5-phosphoribosylamino)methylideneamino]imidazole-4-carboxamide isomerase translates to MLIIPAIDLKDGACVRLRQGRMEDSTVFSDDPVSMAAKWVEGGCRRLHLVDLNGAFEGQPVNGEVVTAIAKRYPNLPIQIGGGIRSLETIEHYVKAGVSYVIIGTKAVKDPAFVAEACRAFPGKVIVGLDAKDGFVATDGWAEISTVQVIDLAKQFEADGVSAIVYTDIAKDGMMQGCNVPFTAALAAATKIPVIASGGIHNLGDIKSLLDAKAPGIIGAITGRAIYEGTLDVAEAQAYCDAYNG, encoded by the coding sequence ATGCTGATTATTCCCGCTATCGATCTCAAGGACGGCGCCTGCGTACGTCTGCGCCAGGGCCGCATGGAAGATTCCACGGTGTTCTCCGATGACCCGGTGAGCATGGCTGCCAAGTGGGTGGAAGGCGGTTGCCGTCGTCTGCATCTGGTGGACTTGAACGGTGCGTTCGAGGGCCAGCCGGTCAACGGCGAGGTGGTGACGGCGATCGCCAAGCGCTACCCGAACCTGCCGATCCAGATTGGTGGCGGCATCCGCTCCCTGGAAACCATCGAGCACTACGTGAAAGCGGGCGTGAGCTACGTGATTATCGGCACCAAGGCTGTGAAAGACCCGGCCTTCGTCGCAGAAGCCTGCCGTGCGTTCCCCGGCAAAGTGATCGTGGGCCTCGACGCCAAAGACGGTTTTGTCGCCACCGACGGCTGGGCTGAAATCAGCACCGTCCAGGTGATCGACCTGGCCAAGCAGTTTGAAGCCGACGGCGTCTCCGCCATCGTTTATACCGACATCGCCAAAGACGGCATGATGCAAGGCTGCAACGTACCGTTCACCGCTGCGCTGGCCGCTGCTACCAAAATCCCGGTGATCGCTTCCGGCGGTATCCACAACCTGGGCGACATCAAGTCGCTGCTGGACGCGAAGGCGCCAGGGATCATCGGCGCCATCACCGGCCGGGCGATCTATGAAGGCACTCTGGACGTCGCTGAAGCCCAGGCTTACTGCGACGCCTACAACGGCTGA
- a CDS encoding DUF2164 domain-containing protein codes for MAKKVKPPILNLTPQQESEATDKIKRFMEDRFELKLGSFEVAEILELFTTEIAPHYYNRAIFDVQTHLKERFESIESDLWALEKP; via the coding sequence ATGGCCAAGAAGGTCAAGCCGCCGATCTTGAACCTCACTCCCCAGCAGGAGAGTGAGGCCACCGACAAGATCAAGCGTTTCATGGAAGACCGCTTCGAGCTCAAGCTCGGCTCGTTCGAGGTCGCAGAAATCCTCGAACTGTTCACCACTGAAATTGCTCCGCACTATTACAACAGGGCGATTTTCGACGTGCAGACGCACCTTAAAGAAAGGTTCGAAAGCATCGAAAGCGACTTGTGGGCGCTCGAGAAACCCTGA
- a CDS encoding Vps62-related protein, whose amino-acid sequence MNSLQYKDLLINFTTEFVPVWNDKGTRAEKPVTFWRPSTSSDALGNFVSLGDVAVAGYHNINQLKIVAVVSEVDRENGTALRPPVDFERVWEHSGPRARANFSIWQPTAPEGYVAMGLVCGLGNDKPPRNTIRCVREDLVTQAYVDQLIWSDQGSGAHQDFSAWGVSPSQAAPGQAYLAPGTFTGAEGYAKPTRQSPVHALRLDLALHSEDLPPLPREMAPGRTMPEQVTEGTHVCELPWFTVNDPTLTPLEKLQTCPVYRLKRIDQYSLVASGQNTTPASQTFSWVFAKGEISDFSMGLRYVTDIDIKAAWTPRHSLSVSASLNRDFTHTGLTAQGWERESVADVMAYIPANKSIAAYLVKSRYELLRVDGSQLGPTLTYASGDNVYFSELLQPEAAVTAVEEPQEVPEEVPEPTENNLEITPHDGIDDTLLP is encoded by the coding sequence AACGACAAAGGCACCCGCGCCGAAAAGCCCGTGACCTTCTGGCGCCCGAGCACATCTTCCGACGCGCTGGGCAACTTCGTCTCGCTGGGTGATGTGGCGGTAGCGGGTTACCACAACATCAATCAACTGAAAATCGTGGCCGTTGTCAGCGAAGTTGACCGGGAGAATGGCACCGCGTTGCGGCCCCCCGTCGATTTCGAGAGGGTCTGGGAACATTCAGGACCAAGGGCACGCGCCAATTTCTCAATCTGGCAGCCCACCGCTCCAGAAGGTTATGTGGCGATGGGGCTGGTCTGTGGCCTCGGTAATGACAAACCACCACGCAATACCATCCGCTGTGTCAGAGAAGACCTGGTGACTCAGGCCTATGTCGACCAGTTGATCTGGAGCGACCAAGGCAGCGGCGCCCACCAGGACTTCAGCGCCTGGGGCGTTTCCCCGTCGCAGGCAGCTCCTGGACAAGCCTACCTGGCACCGGGCACCTTTACCGGCGCCGAGGGCTATGCCAAGCCAACCAGGCAAAGCCCGGTGCACGCCCTGCGGCTGGACCTTGCGCTCCATTCCGAGGATCTGCCGCCACTTCCACGCGAAATGGCACCAGGACGCACGATGCCGGAGCAGGTAACAGAAGGCACTCATGTGTGCGAACTGCCCTGGTTTACCGTGAACGACCCGACCTTGACGCCCTTGGAAAAACTGCAAACGTGCCCGGTTTATCGGCTCAAAAGAATCGACCAATACAGCTTGGTGGCCAGCGGTCAAAACACCACGCCAGCAAGCCAAACCTTCAGTTGGGTCTTCGCAAAAGGGGAAATCAGTGACTTCTCCATGGGTCTGCGCTACGTGACCGATATCGATATAAAGGCTGCATGGACACCCCGTCATTCGTTGAGTGTCAGTGCCAGCCTCAATCGCGACTTCACGCATACGGGCTTGACCGCACAAGGTTGGGAACGGGAGAGCGTGGCGGATGTGATGGCTTACATCCCGGCGAATAAATCCATCGCTGCCTACCTGGTCAAAAGCCGATACGAGCTATTGCGGGTTGACGGCAGCCAGCTCGGGCCAACCCTTACCTATGCCAGCGGAGATAACGTCTACTTCAGCGAGCTGCTGCAACCTGAAGCGGCAGTTACTGCTGTTGAGGAACCACAGGAAGTACCAGAAGAGGTGCCCGAGCCCACAGAAAACAACCTAGAGATAACGCCCCATGATGGCATCGACGACACCCTCTTGCCGTAA
- the hisH gene encoding imidazole glycerol phosphate synthase subunit HisH gives MQTVAVIDYGMGNLHSVAKALEHVGAGKVLITSDADVIREADRVVFPGVGAIRDCMAEIRRLGFDSLVREVSQDRPFLGICVGMQALLDSSEENAGVDCIGLFPGQVKFFGKDLHEDGEHLKVPHMGWNEVRQTVDHPLWHNVPDLARFYFVHSYYIAAGNPRQVVGGGHYGVDFAAALADGSRFAVQFHPEKSHTHGLQLLQNFAAWDGRW, from the coding sequence ATGCAGACGGTCGCGGTTATCGATTACGGCATGGGTAACCTGCACTCGGTGGCCAAGGCCCTCGAGCACGTAGGTGCCGGCAAGGTACTGATCACCAGCGATGCCGACGTGATTCGCGAAGCCGACCGGGTGGTGTTCCCGGGGGTTGGCGCGATTCGCGACTGCATGGCCGAGATTCGCCGCCTGGGCTTCGACAGCCTGGTGCGTGAAGTCAGCCAGGACCGGCCGTTCCTCGGCATCTGCGTAGGCATGCAAGCCTTGCTCGACAGCAGTGAAGAGAACGCCGGCGTCGATTGCATCGGCCTGTTCCCGGGCCAGGTGAAGTTTTTCGGCAAGGACCTGCACGAAGACGGCGAACACCTGAAGGTCCCGCACATGGGCTGGAACGAAGTACGCCAGACCGTGGACCACCCGCTGTGGCACAACGTGCCGGACCTGGCGCGTTTCTACTTCGTACACAGCTACTACATCGCCGCCGGTAACCCGCGCCAGGTGGTGGGTGGCGGGCACTATGGCGTCGACTTCGCCGCTGCCCTGGCCGACGGTTCGCGCTTTGCCGTGCAGTTCCACCCGGAGAAGAGCCATACCCATGGCCTGCAATTGCTGCAGAACTTCGCCGCGTGGGACGGGCGCTGGTAA
- a CDS encoding OFA family MFS transporter has product MSTSTAAGHTAAQPAFLSKERIIAKPGFNRWLVPPAALAIHLCIGMAYGFSVFWLPLSKALGITAPVACAPDMSFISQVFSSQCDWPISMLGWIYTLFFIFLGCSAAIWGGWLEHAGPRKAGVVSALCWCGGLLISALGIYTHQIWLMWIGSGVIGGIGLGLGYISPVSTLIKWFPDKRGMATGMAIMGFGGGAMVGAPLAAALMGHFASPTSVGVWQSFVVMAAIYFVFMIGGALSYRVPPTGWKPEGWTAPAKKASNAMITHRHVHVNVAWKTPQFRLVWLVLCLNVSAGIGILGMASPLLQEVFGGKLLGNGLTFGQLDAGQLASIAAIAAGFTGLLSLFNIGGRFFWASFSDYLGRKNTYFVFFALGFALYALIPNLGHLGNVALFVAAFCIILSMYGGGFATVPAYLADLFGTQMVGAIHGRLLTAWAAAGVLGPVLVNYLREYQLSIGVERAAAYDITLYILAGLLVLGFICNLLVRPVADKYFMTDAELAAEQALGHDKGADSSTVLEWKASSGSVPLAVAAWLVVGIPLAWGVWVTLQKTAVLFH; this is encoded by the coding sequence ACGGCTTCTCGGTGTTCTGGTTGCCGTTGTCCAAGGCGCTGGGTATCACCGCACCGGTCGCCTGTGCGCCGGACATGAGCTTTATCAGCCAGGTCTTCTCGTCGCAATGCGATTGGCCCATCTCCATGCTGGGCTGGATCTACACCCTGTTCTTCATCTTCCTGGGTTGCTCGGCAGCCATTTGGGGCGGCTGGCTGGAACATGCCGGGCCACGTAAAGCCGGCGTCGTGTCGGCCTTGTGCTGGTGCGGCGGCCTGCTGATCTCCGCATTGGGGATCTATACCCACCAGATCTGGCTGATGTGGATCGGCTCCGGGGTCATTGGTGGTATCGGCCTGGGCCTGGGTTATATCTCGCCGGTCTCGACCCTGATCAAGTGGTTCCCGGACAAGCGCGGCATGGCCACCGGCATGGCGATCATGGGCTTCGGCGGCGGCGCGATGGTGGGTGCCCCGTTGGCAGCCGCCCTGATGGGCCACTTTGCCTCGCCGACCAGCGTGGGCGTGTGGCAGAGCTTTGTGGTCATGGCCGCGATCTACTTCGTGTTCATGATCGGCGGTGCCTTGTCCTACCGCGTTCCGCCGACCGGCTGGAAGCCCGAGGGCTGGACTGCCCCGGCGAAAAAAGCCAGCAACGCGATGATTACCCACCGTCACGTGCACGTAAACGTGGCCTGGAAAACCCCGCAATTCCGCCTGGTGTGGCTGGTGCTGTGCCTGAACGTATCGGCCGGTATCGGCATCCTCGGCATGGCTTCGCCGCTGCTGCAGGAAGTGTTCGGCGGCAAATTGCTGGGTAACGGCCTGACGTTTGGCCAGCTGGATGCCGGTCAACTGGCGTCCATCGCAGCCATTGCCGCCGGCTTTACCGGTCTGTTGAGCCTGTTCAACATCGGTGGCCGGTTCTTCTGGGCATCGTTCTCCGACTACCTGGGCCGTAAAAACACCTACTTCGTGTTCTTCGCATTGGGATTTGCCCTGTACGCGTTGATCCCGAACCTGGGCCACCTGGGCAACGTCGCGCTGTTCGTGGCTGCGTTCTGCATCATCCTGTCGATGTACGGCGGTGGTTTTGCGACCGTCCCGGCTTACCTGGCGGACCTGTTCGGTACGCAAATGGTGGGCGCGATCCATGGTCGTCTGCTGACGGCGTGGGCAGCGGCGGGTGTGTTGGGTCCGGTACTGGTGAACTACCTGCGTGAGTACCAGTTGAGCATCGGCGTTGAACGCGCTGCGGCCTACGACATCACCTTGTACATCCTCGCCGGCCTGCTGGTGCTGGGCTTTATCTGCAACCTGCTGGTACGGCCGGTGGCAGACAAGTACTTCATGACCGACGCGGAACTGGCTGCCGAACAGGCGCTTGGCCACGACAAGGGCGCCGATTCCAGCACCGTGCTGGAATGGAAAGCCTCATCCGGCAGCGTGCCATTGGCGGTTGCCGCCTGGCTGGTGGTGGGTATTCCGTTGGCGTGGGGCGTGTGGGTCACCCTGCAGAAAACCGCAGTATTGTTCCACTAA